ACGAGCTGCACGTCAAAGTCGAATTGCTGTCCGGCGTAGAGCCGCGTCAGGTGCTCCAGCGGCCGATAGGCGGTGCCGCTGGGCAGGAAGTCCTGGAATTGGCGGTAGGTCAAGGGGCCGGCCCGCACGCGGAACTTGCACTGGGCGTCCCACACGCGCTCGCCCACCACGGTGTTGAAGCCAAGCTGCATGTTGCCGTCGGCGCCGTCGGCGGTGAAACAAGACTGGTTCTCCGCCGCCAGTTTCAACCATTGACCGCGGAACTGCTCGACGACGACGCGCACCTCGAAGTAATCGCAGAGCATCGTTTCCAGGCCGATGGCCGAGCGGTGGCGCTGCGCCAGCAGGCCGGCGTAAAACCGCAGCGTCTCGTCGGCGTGGGCCCGCCGCGGCCGCAGCTCGTGCCGTACCTCGGCGGAGTAACGCAGTGCCGGCGACCCTAAACCGCCGACATCGAGCAGACATTGCGAGAACCGGTCGATCCGCTCGCGCCGAACGGTAACGAACTCGCGCAGCGCCTCCGGACCTCGCCGGCGGTCCTGCCGCAGGGCGATTTCGGCCCGCTCGTAGCCCAGCAGTACGCGGTATTTTTCCCACGACCGATAAAACAGCGAGATCAGGCGGTGATTGAACAGATCGAGAAAGTCGCGGAGCGTAAAATCTTTCCGCCGTGCGCGCTCGAGCACCATTTCGGTGTAGTATCGGGGCAACGCGCCCGAAGGGCCGATCAGCCCCATGAAGGGCACCCACACGTGCGGCGGGCCGCCGGGCGATTTGGCCGGCTTGACGTCGTAAATCTCGCTGGGCGGAAAAGCCAGCGACACATAGGAGTGAAAACGCGCGATCTCTTCGTCGGGCCACTCGCCGCCCACCGGACGGCGCGCAGGCTGCAAGCGGCCGAGCACGCGCACCGCCTGAAAAAACTCGAAGCGGTAGCCTTCGTCGTAAAGCTGCTGCTCTAAAGGAGGATCTGGTCCCCAGCCCGAAACGGCCATTGCTTCAAGTGCTTCTCGCGTTGTTTTGTGCGCGCCACCAAACGCGTCACGGAATTGATCGACGCATACAAACTGACGAACCGCTCGATGATCGAGGCAAACAGAAACACGCCGCTGCCGGCGTATTTCTCTTCGTCGAACTCGACGGTGATTTCGACGCCCCGGCAAAATCCCTGACCCAGACCGTCGGAAATCGGCGCCACCTTCCGCCGGCTGCTGACGCGGGTGATGCCGTCGATGTGTTGTCGCGAGACGGCCGTCGCGG
The sequence above is drawn from the Pirellulales bacterium genome and encodes:
- the tssG gene encoding type VI secretion system baseplate subunit TssG, giving the protein MAVSGWGPDPPLEQQLYDEGYRFEFFQAVRVLGRLQPARRPVGGEWPDEEIARFHSYVSLAFPPSEIYDVKPAKSPGGPPHVWVPFMGLIGPSGALPRYYTEMVLERARRKDFTLRDFLDLFNHRLISLFYRSWEKYRVLLGYERAEIALRQDRRRGPEALREFVTVRRERIDRFSQCLLDVGGLGSPALRYSAEVRHELRPRRAHADETLRFYAGLLAQRHRSAIGLETMLCDYFEVRVVVEQFRGQWLKLAAENQSCFTADGADGNMQLGFNTVVGERVWDAQCKFRVRAGPLTYRQFQDFLPSGTAYRPLEHLTRLYAGQQFDFDVQLVLLAAEVPGCVLSCSGDGVRLGWDTWVHSRGFGQDVDDAVFTAQDG